A window of Asterias rubens chromosome 22, eAstRub1.3, whole genome shotgun sequence contains these coding sequences:
- the LOC117305108 gene encoding ephrin type-B receptor 3-like, whose amino-acid sequence MAARCLLLLVCFALRTRFIVHSLKINVTRTTPHEIEGETTSFTCTADGLGYGFLQWILDGTPLDSTPCSGSQDRIRLICLDLTLYRNNSGKTLTCTSVGEYTNTDTTLRLNALHPPDVVTLEANTTSGLIYKFNCTASGANPAVKITWLVNINDVQSREVIVSRHSPAPYMWTTSSCITLYANTIADDGGVRCMTSFLDNDSYVVREFLLNANTIKGTNFIAETLTTQPEPDERTSTTRLDEGTSTTLPDEGTSTTLPDEGTSTTRLIQRTSTTLPDEGTSSTRLDEGTSTTLPDEGTSTTRLIQRTSTTLPDEGTSATRLDEGTSTTLPDEGTSTTLPDEGTSTTWPDGRTSTSRPDEETSTDSSVDVKVYVIVTISVIVCLFVAIVIFWRYHHKPKPRQPPPQINKATKWTSAECVELEETGFQLPDVDYSFPRENIQLLEVLGCGNFGQVHKAIAKDLLDVGTKTLVAVKILKKSSSCHLLADFEKEISVHKTLTKHSNVVSMLGYCTDRDPFYLVLEFLPGGNLQDFLKKKKLSWKESRQVDFNVEPASPFQLLTFASQIANGMDYLSFKGCIHRDLASRNILLTTDLVCKLSDFGLARDVSATEQYEMASKGLVPVRWLAMECLVDNTYTTMSDVWSFGVLLWEIVTLGAHPYRGMSYNDIIDCLVEGHRLPQPRHCSKQLFSIMKECWREVPRTRPTFLSLKRTLDVMIEDAPVYVNMSNFQPDKYIT is encoded by the exons ATGGCTGCTAGATGTTTGCTGCTGCTCGTTTGCTTTGCACTACGCACTCGTTTCATCG TTCACTCTCTCAAGATAAACGTGACAAGAACGACGCCTCACGAGATCGAGGGAGAAACAACCTCGTTCACGTGTACCGCTGATGGATTGGGGTATGGATTCCTGCAGTGGATTCTGGACGGCACACCCCTGGACTCGACGCCCTGCTCTGGTTCACAAGACAGGATTCGTTTAATATGCCTTGATCTTACGCTGTACAGAAATAACTCTGGCAAGACTCTAACATGCACATCGGTTGGGGAATATACAAACACCGATACAACACTGCGGCTGAACGCACTTC ATCCACCGGATGTCGTGACCCTCGAGGCTAACACGACTTCCGGTTTGATTTACAAGTTCAACTGTACTGCCTCAGGAGCAAACCCAGCTGTGAAGATCACGTGGTTGGTTAACATAAATGATGTGCAGAGCCGCGAAGTTATCGTTTCGCGGCATAGTCCGGCCCCGTACATGTGGACGACCTCAAGTTGCATAACATTGTACGCAAACACAATAGCGGACGATGGGGGCGTCAgatgcatgacgtcatttttAGACAATGATAGTTACGTGGTGAGAGAATTTCTGCTGAATGCGAATACTATTAAAG gtacAAATTTTATTGCAGAAACATTAACTACGCAGCCTGAACCCGACGAAAGAACATCAACTACTCGGCTCGATGAAGGAACATCAACTACTCTGCCCGATGAAGGAACATCAACTACTCTGCCCGATGAAGGAACATCAACTACACGGCTCATTCAAAGAACATCAACTACTCTGCCCGATGAAGGAACATCATCTACTCGGCTCGATGAAGGAACATCAACTACTCTGCCCGATGAAGGAACATCAACTACACGGCTCATTCAAAGAACATCAACTACTCTGCCCGATGAAGGAACATCAGCTACTCGGCTCGATGAAGGAACATCAACTACTCTGCCCGATGAAGGAACATCAACTACTCTGCCCGATGAAGGAACATCAACCACGTGGCCTGATGGAAGAACATCAACTTCTCGGCCTGATGAAGAAACATCAACAGATAGTTCAGTTGACGTCAAAGTTTACGTCATTGTTACCATTTCCGTCATCGTATGTCTCTTTGTTGCCATAGTGATTTTTTGGAGGTACCATCACAAACCAAAACCTCGGCAACCTCCACCACAAATAAACAAAGCCACCAAGTGGACGTCAGCG GAATGTGTGGAATTAGAGGAGACTGGTTTTCAGCTTCCCGATGTTGACTACTCCTTTCCTCGTGAGAACATCCAGCTTCTTGAGGTTCTAGGGTGTGGGAACTTTGGACAGGTGCACAAGGCCATCGCTAAGGACCTGCTGGACGTGGGAACCAAAACACTTGTTGCAGTTAAGATTTTGAAAA AGTCATCTTCTTGCCATCTTTTGGCGGATTTCGAGAAGGAAATCTCGGTTCACAAAACTCTGACCAAGCACTCCAATGTGGTATCCATGTTGGGTTACTGCACAGACAGAG ATCCTTTCTACTTGGTTCTTGAATTCCTCCCTGGAGGAAACCTTCAAGACTtcctgaagaagaagaagttatCTTGGAAGGAGTCAAGACAAGTTGACTTTAATGTTGAACCAGCATCTCCCTTCCAGCTCCTCACGTTTGCATCTCAGATCGCCAACGGCATGGATTACTTATCGTTTAAGGGG tGCATTCACCGCGACCTGGCTTCTCGTAATATTCTACTGACTACTGACTTGGTGTGCAAGCTGTCTGATTTTGGACTGGCACGTGACGTGTCGGCGACAGAGCAGTATGAAATGGCGTCAAAG GGACTGGTGCCAGTCCGTTGGTTAGCTATGGAGTGCCTCGTGGACAACACATACACCACGATGAGCGATGTGTGGTCATTTGGGGTCCTGCTGTGGGAGATTGTGACATTGG GTGCTCATCCCTACCGTGGTATGTCGTACAATGACATCATCGATTGCTTAGTTGAGGGTCACAGGTTACCACAGCCAAGACATTGCAGTAAACAGTT